One Senegalimassilia faecalis genomic window, GGAAATGACGCCGGCTCAGCTGTTGGAGAAGCTGGGATTTTCGCGCGCTGACCTCAACGAGCCGGTGTGCGACCTGTCGGGCGGCCAGAAGCGTCGCCTTGCGCTCATGCTCATTTTGCTGGATGAGCCGAACGTGCTGATCCTTGACGAGCCAGGCAACGACATGGACACTGACATGCTTGCCGCCATTGAAGAGTTGCTTGACGCGTGGCCGGGCACGTTGCTGCTGGTCACGCATGACCGCTTCCTGATGGAGCGCGTGACCGATCACCAGTTCGCGCTTATCGATGGGCATGTTCGCCACCTGCCGCGCGGCGTGGACGAGTACCTGGAGATAACGGCGCACGCCGCTGCGCCCGCAGGCCGCGCTAAGGCGCCGCAGGGTAGCGCCGCGGCTTCGGCCGAAAGCACCGCCGAAAGCAAAAGCACGGCGGCAGGTCCGCAGCTTTCCGGTGGCGAGATTCGCGAGCTGAAAAAGCGCATGCGCAGCTGCGAGAACAAGTCGAACACGCTGCGCGGCAAGATCGAGCAAGCGCAGGCCGACATGGCCGCCGCCGATCCGTCCGATTTTGAGGCGCTTGGCAAATTCCAGCAGCAAATCAACGACTTCCAAGCGCAAATCGACGCGCTCGACGAGCAATGGCTCGAAGCCGCCGAAGTGTTGGGGGAGTAGCGACGCTCAAACGCGCGAGCGCCTCGGACCGCAGATGCCCGAGGCGCTCGCTTTTTCCAGCCGGCCAGATCCGGATAGAAACCCAAGGTAGGTAGTGGGTAGAGTAGTTGTTTACGGACGCAGGCCCATGCCGCCTTCAAGCGTGATGGTCTCGCCGCTCATGAACTTGAAATCAGGCCCGCACAGCTGCACCACAGCACGGCCGATTTCGGTCTCGACGTTGCCGTAATGGCCCATCGGGGGCATGTGCACGTTGGCCTCGTACGCCTCGGGGTACTGCTCCTTGAAGTTCTCAAGCGCCGCCGTCCATGCAAGCGGGCACACCACGTTGGCGTTGATACCATCCGGGCCCCATTCGGTGGCCGCCACGCGCGTCAAGCCGCGAATGCCTTCCTTGGCCGCCGCGTAGGCGCACTGGCCATAGTTGCCGAACAAGCCCGCGCCGCTGGCAAAGTTCACAACGGAACCCTTCGTCTCCTTCAGGTGCGGGTAGCACGCCTGCATGTAGTAAAACGCCGCGTATAGGCCCGAGTACAGCGCCAGGTCAAATTGCTCGGTGGTGTGGTCGGCAATGGTGACGCCGGATGCGGAAGCCTGTGCGTTGTTCACCAACGCGTCGATGCGACCGAACTCGGCCATGACCTGGTCGACGGCGCTTTGCACCACGGCCTTGTTGTCGGCACCGGCATTCACATCGGCCTGGATGGGCAGCACGCGGATGCCGTACTCGCCTTCAAGACGCTCTTTTGCCGCCTCAAGCTTTTTGACGTTGCGCCCGGTGATGGCCAGATTCGCGCCTTCTTTTGCGAACGCGGTGGCAATGCCGAAGCCGATGGAACCTGCAGAGCCGTCCTTAAGCGCGGCGAAACCCGCGCCGGTGATGATAATGGTTTTCCCCGTAAAGTAACCCATGGTCGTCTCCCGTCTAAAGTGGCCGCCCACCTGGGCAGGCGGCCGTCTGAGCTGCTGGCATGCAAGGGGTCGCCGCACGCTCGTCTGTAGGGCGAGATATAGTGTAGAAAAGGTTTGGTTCTATCAAAAGAACCAAACTCGTGATACTTTTACAAACCAGATGAACCAGTTGCACCGCCATGCGCGACGCCGTTTGGGCGCGGTTTTGCGCCGTAGCCCGCGAGATTTGCGCCTTTCGCGAAAGGATGTCCCGATGTCAGACAATCGCTCCGTGTTTCTGCTCACGTACGATTTGCGCGCAAGGGGCACCAGTTCGCTGTACGAATTCCTATACCAGTCCATTCGCGAGGATATCGCGCGCGGCGTTATCGCGTGCGGGACGAAGCTGCCGTCGAAGCGCGTGCTGGCGCGGCACCTGAACATCGGTGTGGCAACGGTCACGGCAGCCTACGATCAGCTGATAACGGAAGGGTTTATACGCTCCGAGCAGCGGCGCGGGTACTTTGTGGAAGACGTGTCGAATTACCGGTTGAAACCGGTAACCGGAAGGGGAAGCGGGCTAGCGGGAGCGCAGCGTAAGGTGAAAAGCCTTGCGAGCGTTTCGGACAGCAACGTGGGGAAGCGCAATAGCGCCCCTGATCAAGCCGCGTTGCCCGTCGCAGACCCTTTGACCGCCGCTGGTGCAACCGCAAGCGACTCTCGGCACGCCAGCATCGCCGACGAGGATCGGCCCCTAGCATGCTCGCCTTCTTCCGTTAGTGCCACCCCGCATGCCGCCGACGTCATCAGCCAGGCGCACGATCCCGAATTCTTCGTCGACCTGAAGGCGAACCGTACCAGCGTGTCGTTGTTCCCCACGTCGGTGTGGGGCCGCTACATGCGCGAGGCGCTATCGCTTCCCACCGACAGCTTGCTGCGCTCGGTGCCGTTCAACGGCCTGCCCGAACTGCGGCGCGCCATCGCATCGTATCTGCATCGCACCCGCGGCATGGACGTATCGCCCGATTGCATCATCGTCGGCGCCGGCAGCGAATACCTGTACGGCCGCTTGTTGCAGATGCTGGGACCCACCACGACGTTTGCCATGGAGAACCCTGGCTACAAGAAGTTCGCCTCCATTTCCCGCGCATTCGGCAACCCGTGGCGGCCGGTGCCCATCGATGAATCGGGCCTGCTCATCGACGAGCTTGAAGAATCCGGCGCCGACGTGGTGCACGTGTCGCCTGCCAACCATTTCCCCACAGGTATCGTCATGCCTATCAAGCGGCGGCTGGAGCTGTTCGAGTGGGCCAACCGCGCGCGCAAGCGCTACATCATCGAAGACGATTACGACAGCGAATTTCGCTACAACGGCCGCCTTATCATGCCGCTGTTCGCCGACGATGCCTCTGACAAGGTGATTTACCTCAACGCGTTCTCGAAAACCATGGTGCCGAGCTTGCGCATCAGCTACATGGTGCTACCGCCGAAGCTGCTTGCCCGCTACGTCGACACCATGAGCTTCTACTCGTGCACCGTCTCCAGCTTCGAGCAATACGCGCTGGCACGCTTTATCGACGAGGGGCACTTCGAGCGGCACATCAACCGTACGCGCAACTTTTTCCGCCATCAACGCGCCACGGTGCTGCGCGCCATCGCCGAATCGCCGCTTGCCGCCATCTCGCACGTGGAAGAGCGCAACGCCGGCACGCACTTCCTGCTGTACGTGCGCACGAAGCTCAGCCTCGATGAGATTCGCAGCCGCGGTGCTGAGCTGGGGTTGAACATCTCGCTGTTCAACGACTACCTGCTCAGCGACGGCGGACCGAACCGTACGACGAAGCGCTTCGAGGAATACTCGCACGGGGAGGCCGCCATCGTGGTGAATTACGCGGGCATCGAGCCCGACCGCGTGGACGAGACCATCCGCCGTCTTGCCCAGGTGTTTCCGGAATACGCATGACGGGAGGACGTCAATGTGCCGCCTTTTCCGGTTCATGAAGACGCACGTTAGTTGATCGCGCCGTTTTTACGACAGACCCCACACCGATAAGGTGCGCTTTGCGTTCAAAGCTGGAGGGTAATCGGAAAACCCCAAAGTAATCACGTATGCAACTGTTTTTGTGCACACAGTCGCTTACGCTGAACTTGCGACAGAAGCTTTTCCGAACAAGATACCGGCTGCGATAAGAGCTTGAGGAGAAATTGCACGGTCTGCGATGCACAACCATCGTACGATCCCGCATCAGTCCTTGCTGGTTGATTTTGTCCGCAGTTAACCAGCCGTCAACGGCGCGTCAACGATTAGTCAGCTTCCTGCGCAGGTTTCGTGGCGCAGGCCCGCTTTCCTGCAAGCCGAAATACAATGGCGGCAAGTTCAGGATGTGAGAAATCGCCGGGCGGACCGGCAGCGATGCCGTGGGGGCATCGCAAGACCTGTGAGGAGGCCGCATATGATCAAACTCATTGCCAGCGATATGGACGGAACGCTTCTTGACGGCGACGGAAACGTGCCGCCTGAAACTTACGACCTTATCCGCAGGCTGAACGCCGTCGGCATCAGCTTCGTTGCCTCGTCGGGCAGGCGCTTCGATACGCTTCAGGAAATGTTCGCACTCGTAATGAACCAGATGGATTTTGTTGCTTCGAACGGAGCGCAGGTTGTGGTAGCGGGCAAGCTGGTTGACCGCGAGGTGTTCAGCCATGCAGCCCTGCGTCGCCTCAAGTCGATCGTCGACCTGTTCGATAACCTGCACCTGGCCATTTTCGACCGCAAAATAACCTATCTGCTTGACGACGAGGCGCGTTTCGAACGCGAGCTCGATAAGAATCTGCCGAACCCGGTCCGTGCGCTTGAGCTGCCCAACCCTGACACCAGCATCATCAAGGCATCCATTTACTGCGATGACGCCGTTATGGACATGGCTTATATTTTGGAGCGCGAGCTTGGCGAAGACTTCGTGTTCGCACCTTCCGGCCGCAAGTGGATCGACATCATGCAGCGCGGCGTCAGCAAGGCAACCGGCATCAGCCAAGTCATGGCTGCACACAACGTCAAGCCCGCAGAGGTTATGGCGTTCGGCGACGCTATGAACGATTACGAAATCTTGCGCATGGTCGGAACCAGCATCGCCATGGGCAACGGTCGATCGGCCATCAAGCAGATTTCCACAAAGGTAATCGGCACGAACGCCGAGCACGCCGTCCAACGCGAAATCGCCGCTTTGCTTGCAATAATGGGGAAGTAATCACCATGGTGTCAATCCTTCATTTTTTCCAAAGCCTCTTGAAATATCGAACCTTTGTTTGTATTATACCTATCATACATTTGTTCGCAAGAGGTTTTTCGAAAATGAATTGAGGTCGTATGGATGGGCAAAAGGCGGTAACGCAAGCAACTGGTTCATCGGTTATCGATGCATCGCGTAGTCCAACTACGGCTTGCTTCGAGTACGGGGAAACGGAAACGACCTATCTCGCTCAAAAAGACGCGCGCTTCGCCGAGGTCATCCAAACAATAGGACACGTCAGTCGTGCGTTAGACCCTGATTTGTTCTCAGCAACGGCTCATCACATTATTGGGCAGCAAGTTTCGCTTGAAGCGCAGCGGACGGTCTGGAACCGTATGCAACAGCTGCTTGGACAAGTAAGCCCTGAAACGGTAGCAGCGGCTTCTGTTGATGACTTGCAAGCATGCGGAACAACATTCCGGAAAGCCGAGTACATTCATGAGTTCGCGCAAAAGGTTGTATCAGGGGAATTTGACCTTAATGGAGTTCGCGAAATGGACAATGAAGCTGCCATTGCGTCTCTGTCCAGCTTGCGCGGTATTGGAACTTGGACGGCAGAGATGATTTTGCTGTTCTGCCTTGGACGCAAGAACATTTTCGCGTACGACGATTTGGCGATTCAACGGGGTTTGCGTATGGTGTATCACCATAGAGCTATCACCAGGCCGCTCTTCGAAAAGTATCGCCGTAGGTTTAGTCCTTACTGCAGCGTAGCAAGTCTTTATCTGTGGGAAGTTTCGAAAGGCGCAATCCTCGGAATGCGCGACTACGCGCCGAAGAAACGTTAATGGCTGAAGGAGGATTTATGTATGTTACCGAATACGATACCGGCATTGCAGGAAAGCTAACGCTCGGAGCAGACGAAAAGGGCCTTTGCGGAAGCTGGTTCAATAACGATAGATATTACCTCACGGGAATAGATGAGCCGTTAGAAAGAAACGACCAACTGGCCATATTCCAAAAGACCTCTGAGTGGCTTGATCGTTATCTGGCGGGTGAGAGACCTGACCCGCATGAGCTTGCGTTGCATCCGCGGGGTACTGAGTTTCAGAAGCGCGTTTGGAGCGAGTTGTCGAACATTCCGTATGGGGTGGTAGTGACCTACGGGGATATCGCCCGGGGCGTTGAACGGGCAACGGGCAAACGAACTTCCGCAAGGGCTGTCGGTGGTGCCGTGGGCAGGAACCCCCTCTGTCTCATAGTTCCATGTCATCGCGTAATCGGAGCATCAGGTAGCCTCACAGGGTTCGGTGGAGGTATACCTCTGAAAATTGCGTTACTGAAGCATGAAGGCGTCGATGTGCAGCAATTCAAGATTCCCACGAAAGGGACAGCGCTCGAAGGAAAAAGAAATGCGCCCCCTTGGGAATGACGGGAATGACCAGAAGAGGATATTCGTTCTCTGCGTTACGCTATTCGAGCGCATACAGCAAGCCGCCCCGCGCAATGGCGGGGAGGCTTGAAGAGCGTCAGTTGAGGCAAGCGCGCCTTAGCAGATTAGCGAAGCTGCAAAATCGAATGGATCACGGAATGAACGGAATAGGATACCTTGCGTTGCGTTAGTCGCCTTGGGTTATGCAGCCTTCGCGGCCTTGCGTGCTTCCTTGCGCTTCTCGAGGTGATCAACGCACACGGCGCAAGACTGGTCGCCCGTGATATTGACGACGGTGCGCATCATGTCGAGCACGCGGTCAACGCCGGCAACCAAAGCGATGCCCTCGACCGGCAGGCCGACCGACTGCAGCACCATGGCCAGCATGATCATGCCCGAACCCGGCACGCCGGCAGTACCGATGGAGGACAGCACGGCGGTCATCACGATGACGCACTGCTGGCCGATAGTCAGGTCGATGCCGAACACCTGAGCGATGAAGATTGCGCAAACACCCTGGTAGATGGCGGTACCGTCCATATTAATGGTGGCGCCAAGCGGCAACACGAAGCT contains:
- a CDS encoding HAD family hydrolase, with product MIKLIASDMDGTLLDGDGNVPPETYDLIRRLNAVGISFVASSGRRFDTLQEMFALVMNQMDFVASNGAQVVVAGKLVDREVFSHAALRRLKSIVDLFDNLHLAIFDRKITYLLDDEARFERELDKNLPNPVRALELPNPDTSIIKASIYCDDAVMDMAYILERELGEDFVFAPSGRKWIDIMQRGVSKATGISQVMAAHNVKPAEVMAFGDAMNDYEILRMVGTSIAMGNGRSAIKQISTKVIGTNAEHAVQREIAALLAIMGK
- a CDS encoding DNA-3-methyladenine glycosylase family protein, translated to MDGQKAVTQATGSSVIDASRSPTTACFEYGETETTYLAQKDARFAEVIQTIGHVSRALDPDLFSATAHHIIGQQVSLEAQRTVWNRMQQLLGQVSPETVAAASVDDLQACGTTFRKAEYIHEFAQKVVSGEFDLNGVREMDNEAAIASLSSLRGIGTWTAEMILLFCLGRKNIFAYDDLAIQRGLRMVYHHRAITRPLFEKYRRRFSPYCSVASLYLWEVSKGAILGMRDYAPKKR
- a CDS encoding methylated-DNA--[protein]-cysteine S-methyltransferase, with product MAEGGFMYVTEYDTGIAGKLTLGADEKGLCGSWFNNDRYYLTGIDEPLERNDQLAIFQKTSEWLDRYLAGERPDPHELALHPRGTEFQKRVWSELSNIPYGVVVTYGDIARGVERATGKRTSARAVGGAVGRNPLCLIVPCHRVIGASGSLTGFGGGIPLKIALLKHEGVDVQQFKIPTKGTALEGKRNAPPWE
- the pdxR gene encoding MocR-like pyridoxine biosynthesis transcription factor PdxR: MSDNRSVFLLTYDLRARGTSSLYEFLYQSIREDIARGVIACGTKLPSKRVLARHLNIGVATVTAAYDQLITEGFIRSEQRRGYFVEDVSNYRLKPVTGRGSGLAGAQRKVKSLASVSDSNVGKRNSAPDQAALPVADPLTAAGATASDSRHASIADEDRPLACSPSSVSATPHAADVISQAHDPEFFVDLKANRTSVSLFPTSVWGRYMREALSLPTDSLLRSVPFNGLPELRRAIASYLHRTRGMDVSPDCIIVGAGSEYLYGRLLQMLGPTTTFAMENPGYKKFASISRAFGNPWRPVPIDESGLLIDELEESGADVVHVSPANHFPTGIVMPIKRRLELFEWANRARKRYIIEDDYDSEFRYNGRLIMPLFADDASDKVIYLNAFSKTMVPSLRISYMVLPPKLLARYVDTMSFYSCTVSSFEQYALARFIDEGHFERHINRTRNFFRHQRATVLRAIAESPLAAISHVEERNAGTHFLLYVRTKLSLDEIRSRGAELGLNISLFNDYLLSDGGPNRTTKRFEEYSHGEAAIVVNYAGIEPDRVDETIRRLAQVFPEYA
- a CDS encoding SDR family NAD(P)-dependent oxidoreductase; amino-acid sequence: MGYFTGKTIIITGAGFAALKDGSAGSIGFGIATAFAKEGANLAITGRNVKKLEAAKERLEGEYGIRVLPIQADVNAGADNKAVVQSAVDQVMAEFGRIDALVNNAQASASGVTIADHTTEQFDLALYSGLYAAFYYMQACYPHLKETKGSVVNFASGAGLFGNYGQCAYAAAKEGIRGLTRVAATEWGPDGINANVVCPLAWTAALENFKEQYPEAYEANVHMPPMGHYGNVETEIGRAVVQLCGPDFKFMSGETITLEGGMGLRP